The proteins below come from a single Maylandia zebra isolate NMK-2024a linkage group LG23, Mzebra_GT3a, whole genome shotgun sequence genomic window:
- the b3gnt5a gene encoding lactosylceramide 1,3-N-acetyl-beta-D-glucosaminyltransferase A → MFVNFRRIHKCQCLQLLTTGLLLCMVMVYWEELDHHAVSHVRSFTHRYLFNSYDFLNSSFAINSNHHYRKGGSNRVFGGFVNYSYLINHPEKCKGENGKSLNDVFLLLFVKSSPENFERRRAIRDTWGNESFVWAELGVNMRLVFAIGIHPYVEQRYKVQTVLLKEDKVYGDLIQQNFVDTFYNLTTKLIQQFHWRHIYCPQARFVMSADDDIFVHMRNLVKYLQDILRSQSGAKDLWVGHVHRGSPPVRYKYSKYHIPYDLYPWPSYPDYTAGAGYVVSGDVAAKIYQATLLLNSSMYIDDVFMGICAKTMGVSPQEHVYFSGEGKAPYHPCIYDHMITSHDHISDMRSLWRSATESRENSSTRGILGNLYCTAVRVMLLCLPHYQNTYSCSAAFT, encoded by the coding sequence ATGTTTGTGAACTTCCGTCGAATCCACAAGTGCCAGTGTTTGCAACTGCTGACCACAGGTCTTCTGCTTTGTATGGTGATGGTTTACTGGGAAGAGCTGGACCATCATGCAGTCAGCCACGTGAGATCCTTCACCCACCGGTACTTGTTCAACAGCTATGATTTTCTCAATTCTTCTTTTGCTATCAACTCCAATCATCATTACAGAAAGGGTGGTTCTAACAGGGTATTTGGTGGATTTGTGAACTATTCATACCTCATCAACCACCCAGAGAAATGCAAAGGGGAAAATGGGAAGAGTTTAAATGATGTTTTTCTGCTGTTATTTGTAAAATCATCACCAGAGAACTTTGAGCGGCGCCGAGCCATCAGGGACACATGGGGAAACGAGAGCTTTGTTTGGGCAGAACTGGGGGTGAATATGAGGTTGGTGTTCGCCATTGGCATTCATCCATATGTCGAACAGAGATATAAGGTCCAGACTGTACTGCTGAAGGAGGACAAGGTCTATGGAGATCTGATCCAGCAGAACTTTGTAGACACATTTTATAACCTGACTACCAAACTGATCCAGCAGTTCCACTGGAGGCACATATATTGCCCTCAGGCACGCTTCGTCATGTCTGCGGATGATGACATCTTTGTCCATATGCGTAATTTGGTAAAGTATTTACAGGATATTCTCAGGAGTCAATCAGGAGCTAAAGACCTATGGGTGGGGCATGTCCACAGGGGATCACCTCCAGTTCGCTATAAATACAGTAAATACCACATTCCCTATGATCTGTATCCCTGGCCATCCTACCCAGACTACACTGCTGGAGCAGGGTATGTGGTTTCAGGGGATGTAGCTGCTAAAATTTACCAGGCGACTCTGCTGCTGAACTCCTCTATGTACATTGACGATGTCTTTATGGGAATCTGTGCCAAGACCATGGGGGTCTCTCCCCAGGAGCATGTTTACTTTTCAGGGGAGGGCAAGGCTCCTTACCACCCCTGCATTTATGACCACATGATCACATCACACGATCATATCTCTGACATGCGCTCACTGTGGCGGTCAGCAACAGAATCTAGAGAGAACAGCAGCACCAGGGGAATACTAGGTAACCTTTATTGCACAGCAGTGAGAGTGATGCTACTATGTCTGCCACATTATCAGAACACTTACTCCTGTAGTGCTGCTTTTACATGA